GCCGCGCATGTAGGTCGCCGCGACGAAGCCCGCGACGTCGCCGACGCCGCCGCCCCCGAGGGCGAGCACCGTCGAGGTGCGGTCGAGGCCCGCCGCAAGCAGCTCGTTCCAGCACTGCTCGGCCACGGCCAGCGTCTTGGCGCCCTCGCCCTCGGGCACCTCCAGCGTCGCCACGGCGAACCCCGCGCCCTCGAGGCTCGCGCGGACCGCCTTGCCGTAGAGGGCGAGGATCGCCGCGTCGCTCACGAGCGCGGCGCGGGCGCCGACGCCGAGCTCACGGAGGTGGCCGCCGACCGTGGCGAGCGCCCCGCACTCGACGACGATGCGATACGAGCGGGTACCGAGGTTGACCGGGATGATCATCGGAGCCTCAGGATCGAGGCTACCAGCTTTTCAGGCTGCCGAGGTAGGCGTCGTAGTTGCGGCGGATCTCCTGGAGGCTGTCGCCGCCGAACTTCTCGAGCAAGGCCTCGGCGAGGACGATCGCCATCATGGCCTCGCCCACGATGCCGGCCGCCGGCACGGCGCAGACGTCGCTGCGCTCGACGACGGCCTCGACCGCCTCCTTCGTGGCGAGGTCCACCGACTTGAGCGGCGTGCGGAGCGTGGACAGGGGCTTCATCGCGGCGCGGACGACGACCGGCTGGCCGTTCGTCACCCCGCCCTCGAGGCCGCCGGCGTTGTTGGTCTTGCGCTTGAAGCCGCTCTCGGCGTCGAACAGGATCTCGTCGTGGACGCCCGAGCCGGGGCGCCGCGCGGTCTCGAAGCCGAGGCCGAGCTCGCAGCCCTTGATCGCCTGGATCGAGCAGAACGCCTGCGCGAGCCGGCCGTCGAGCCGTCGGTCCCACTGCACGTACGAGCCGAGGCCCACCGGGCACCCGAGCGCGACCACCTCGAACACGCCGCCGAGCGTGTCGCCCTTCTCCTTCGCCGAGTCTATCGCCGCGATGATCGCCGCCTCGGCCGCGGGATCGGCGCAGCGGACCTCGGACGCCTCCGCGCGCCGC
This DNA window, taken from Candidatus Methylomirabilota bacterium, encodes the following:
- the aroC gene encoding chorismate synthase, whose product is MAGGLRFLTAGESHGEALVAVIDGVPAGLPLAESDINEDLARRQRGYGRGGRMKIERDQVRILSGVRWGATLGSPITLQIANRDWENWKSTMSVVPPEPGTASKQITRPRPGHADLAGAIKYGHRDIRNVLERSSARETTARVAVAGVAKRLLAEFGITILSHVTEIGGVRIAADLDLAWEEIRRRAEASEVRCADPAAEAAIIAAIDSAKEKGDTLGGVFEVVALGCPVGLGSYVQWDRRLDGRLAQAFCSIQAIKGCELGLGFETARRPGSGVHDEILFDAESGFKRKTNNAGGLEGGVTNGQPVVVRAAMKPLSTLRTPLKSVDLATKEAVEAVVERSDVCAVPAAGIVGEAMMAIVLAEALLEKFGGDSLQEIRRNYDAYLGSLKSW